Below is a genomic region from Lysobacter terrestris.
TGGCAAGCTGCATGCTTGGTACAACACGCGACATGTCCCGGATGAGTTTGCAGAACACCTGCTGAGTGCAACGCTGTCGGCCTCTTGAACTGATGCGGCCGTGCCACCGCTGGTGTACCCCCCCCCTGTCGCCAGGGTAATGCACTGGTTCGTGTAGCTAACAAATATCTCGCACTTGTGGCCACCACCCGACTCGCAGTCAGTGATGGCCGCGCGCTTGGCTTTCCCGCGACTGGGCAAGCCCTCAGCTACGCCGGCTACAGAAACACCGTCATCTCCCTCGCCTAGCGCGACTGCGCCCCAACGATTCGCCCAAACCGTACCACCACCGGCGTCCGCAGTATTGTTCGTGGTTCCATAGCCGGGACTGGGGACACATATAGGTCCGCCAGGCTGCATACCTCCGGGGTAGAACCCTGGAGCACAGCCCTGCTCCGCTTTCGCGACGCCACAAATCAAGAGAAACAACCACGCCAACGCTCTAGTTTTCATAGAAACATCCCTATTGCCTCGGACCGACTCGCACCTGATCTTTCTGTTCTTGCGTCAAGTTTGCCGAATGACTCAAGCGAGCATCGCCTCTAGAACCGACATCCGTAACGTCCGTTCTAGCTGGAGGACTTTGCGTCTGCGACACAGGCGGAATGCTGGTTCCAGGAGGCGATGCTTGTCCCTGGAATGCGTTATAGCCGCTGAACTGTCCAAGCATGCCCTGGAAGAACATGGCCGCCATGGGCGGCGCCGAAATGATCAGCATGCTGAGAACGATCCCGAGGCCGCCTTGCTGCATGGCCATGCTTGTCAAGCTCTCGCTGCTGCCGCCGGACAACCAGCTTGCGGCCCAGAACGCCATCCCGATCGCTATCACCATATCCATCGCCAAGGTCACCATTACAGTCAGGAACGCCATAGAGAACAGGGTTCCTATCCCGTAATAGAGCCATCTCGAGAACAACTGCTTGGTCTGGTCAAAAAGCAGACACAGGATGAAGATCGGGCCCAAGCCTATTACCAGGGCCATCGCGATCTTGTTCAGCAGCAAAGTCGTGGCAGCCATGATCGCCGGCCCGCCCAAGCCGACGCCCGCGAGCCACAGGGCGCGATTCTTCTTGTCATCGGTCAGGACGTCGTCACCGGAGTCCACGGAGTCGATGACCTGCAACGCCACCTGCATGATCGCCAGCGTCTTGTCGATGTCGGCGTAACTGCCCTCGCCCTCGTCGCCGGTCACCACCTTGCGGACGACGGTGTTCAGACCATCCGTCGTGGAGCGATAAACGGAGCCCGCACCCGCGGCCGCACCGACCGCGATGCCCACGATGAGAACGGCGCGAAGCGAGTTCGCTACGAGCGCCATCATCGGCTCACGGGACTGCCCCGTCACGATGCGGTAGCCCTGGTAGATGATCCACCAGGTAACCACCGTGAGCGCGATGCCGCCGACGAACCGGGCCACCCGCTGGAGCAGGTTCCCTGCGAACTCCGCGATCTCGTCGTCGAGGAAGTCGTTGACCTCCGAGAAGAACACGAGATTCGGTAGATCTGCGACCTGAAAATGAAACAGGTCCGCCACGGCGCCCGCTACTGCTTGCACGCTTCCATCCATAGAGCATCCATACTGTTGCATCGAAGTTCCGCGAGCCCAGCTGGTGGACTCGCGGCGATTGAATCAACCAGCCTTAACGGTCGCGCGATCGTGCGGCCTTGAGCGCCAGCTTCAGGGCAGCACCCTGCACGACGGTGCCCAACAACTCGTTCTCATTGTTGAGCGCGCCGCGCGCAAGCCGGGCCGTCTCTTCATTCAGCGCCACC
It encodes:
- a CDS encoding DUF4189 domain-containing protein codes for the protein MKTRALAWLFLLICGVAKAEQGCAPGFYPGGMQPGGPICVPSPGYGTTNNTADAGGGTVWANRWGAVALGEGDDGVSVAGVAEGLPSRGKAKRAAITDCESGGGHKCEIFVSYTNQCITLATGGGYTSGGTAASVQEADSVALSRCSANSSGTCRVLYQACSLPEKVR
- a CDS encoding type IV secretion system protein, yielding MQAVAGAVADLFHFQVADLPNLVFFSEVNDFLDDEIAEFAGNLLQRVARFVGGIALTVVTWWIIYQGYRIVTGQSREPMMALVANSLRAVLIVGIAVGAAAGAGSVYRSTTDGLNTVVRKVVTGDEGEGSYADIDKTLAIMQVALQVIDSVDSGDDVLTDDKKNRALWLAGVGLGGPAIMAATTLLLNKIAMALVIGLGPIFILCLLFDQTKQLFSRWLYYGIGTLFSMAFLTVMVTLAMDMVIAIGMAFWAASWLSGGSSESLTSMAMQQGGLGIVLSMLIISAPPMAAMFFQGMLGQFSGYNAFQGQASPPGTSIPPVSQTQSPPARTDVTDVGSRGDARLSHSANLTQEQKDQVRVGPRQ